One Ricinus communis isolate WT05 ecotype wild-type chromosome 1, ASM1957865v1, whole genome shotgun sequence DNA window includes the following coding sequences:
- the LOC8259895 gene encoding RING-H2 finger protein ATL5, protein MENKGIPKPRDQVSNNNNISYSRYGNTSMLCSGIILFSVVLIMLCYCSYDRCIFKRGSRRGRHLLSLSDTPTIAATTSAVPSQGLDPSVLLSLPVLVYTSKTHYRSLECAVCLSEFVEGEKGRVLPKCNHTFHIPCIDMWFRSHSNCPLCRAPIQYAETVIPVIEPSGSVSGSQPELRQKLEEEKGRSGGGSSSSPASFSLVECKRVPLDLASIVVEASKLDERRMGLGALGHDSVPSV, encoded by the coding sequence atGGAAAACAAAGGAATCCCCAAACCAAGAGATCAAGtttccaataataataatatttcctACTCTCGTTACGGAAATACCTCCATGCTTTGTTCAGGTATCATCCTCTTCTCAGTAGTACTCATCATGCTTTGTTACTGCAGTTACGATAGGTGCATCTTCAAACGTGGATCTCGCCGCGGCCGCCacctcctctctctctctgacACGCCTACTATTGCAGCCACTACTTCCGCTGTTCCTTCCCAAGGTCTTGACCCCTCTGTTTTACTATCTCTTCCAGTTTTAGTTTACACCTCAAAGACACACTACCGATCACTCGAATGTGCCGTGTGCTTATCGGAATTTGTAGAAGGTGAAAAAGGGAGAGTGTTGCCTAAATGTAACCACACCTTTCATATTCCTTGTATTGACATGTGGTTTCGCTCTCATTCTAATTGTCCACTCTGTAGAGCTCCGATTCAATATGCCGAAACAGTAATTCCCGTAATTGAACCTTCCGGTTCTGTTTCCGGCTCACAGCCTGAGTTGCGGCAGAAGTTAGAAGAGGAAAAGGGTCGTTCTGGTGGTGGTTCTTCTTCGTCTCCGGCGAGTTTTTCCCTTGTGGAATGCAAGAGAGTGCCGTTAGACCTGGCGAGCATAGTAGTGGAGGCATCCAAATTAGATGAAAGGCGTATGGGCTTGGGTGCATTGGGCCATGATTCTGTTCCTTCTGTATAA
- the LOC8259896 gene encoding pectinesterase inhibitor 10 produces MKPATSFFFLFSLVVSLFPHPNFAASLVEQVCERTHSKDNCVASFGSSPDSKQANLQQLGIIALKLASENATDTSLQIKKLLSDKSLGPATEQALTDCYDQYVDANAQLADSVATLLANASRDVYTWVSAAIASAQSCEDGLKQSGGQDSVLKQRNAMFRQLCNNVLAINKLLVKQSGR; encoded by the coding sequence ATGAAGCCCGCTACaagtttcttctttctcttttctctggTAGTTAGCCTCTTTCCTCACCCAAACTTTGCCGCCAGTCTAGTAGAACAAGTATGCGAACGCACTCACAGCAAGGACAACTGCGTTGCAAGTTTTGGGTCGAGCCCAGATAGCAAACAAGCCAATCTACAACAACTTGGCATTATTGCATTGAAACTTGCATCTGAAAACGCAACAGATACATCTTTGCAAATCAAGAAATTGCTTAGTGACAAATCTTTGGGTCCTGCAACCGAGCAGGCGCTCACTGATTGCTATGATCAGTATGTTGATGCTAATGCGCAACTTGCTGATTCTGTTGCTACATTGTTAGCTAATGCGAGTCGGGATGTTTACACTTGGGTTAGTGCGGCCATCGCTAGCGCTCAATCCTGCGAGGACGGGCTTAAGCAAAGCGGGGGTCAGGATTCTGTTCTGAAGCAGAGGAATGCCATGTTCCGCCAATTATGCAACAATGTCTTGGCTATTAATAAACTCTTGGTTAAACAATCTGGACGATGA